A single genomic interval of Arachis duranensis cultivar V14167 chromosome 7, aradu.V14167.gnm2.J7QH, whole genome shotgun sequence harbors:
- the LOC107496039 gene encoding oligopeptide transporter 5-like, with protein sequence MAEVVIHNDPEEKHHSKVSVEGDNIDEVDDSPIEQVKLTVPITDDPNQPALTFRTWVLGILSCVVLSFVNQFFSYRSNPLSVGSMSAQIVAFPLGKFMAATLPTKHFHIPMTNWHFTLNPGPFTLKEHALITIFASAGSSGVYAIGIINIVKAFYHRSIHPLAAFMLAISTQMLGYGWAGVFRRYLVESPYMWWPSNLVQVSLFRAFHEKEKRPKEGLTRLQFFLMVFAASFAYYAIPGYLFQAISSISIICLIYKNSILAHQIGSGTTGLGIGSFALDWNTVAGFLGSPLASPAFALINMLVGFVAFIYIVLPLFYWNNVFDAKRFPFISSHTFDFTGQKYNVTRILNVKTFDIDMESYQNYSKLYLSITFALVYGLNFASLTSSISHVILFHGKTIYQMWKKAKKSLGEEDVHTRIMKKNYERVPQWWFITILVLMTIMSLITCEGFGKQLQLPWWGVLMSLGIALVFTLPVGVIQATNMQQIGLNVITELIIGYLYPGKPLANVTFKTYGYISMTQALSFIGDFKLGHYMKIPPKSMFIVQLASTIVASVVSFGTAWWLLTSIDHICDTSRLPAGSPWTCPNDDIFYNASIIWGVVGPARMFTKKGIYIAMNWFFLIGFLAPVPVWLLSRKFPQHKWIELIHIPLIIAGANNIPPAGSVNLIMWGIVGIFFNVYVYTKFKKWWARHTYILSAALDAGVAFMGVALYFTLQSYGVYGPKWWGLESNQCPLASCPTAPGVVAKGCPVLN encoded by the exons ATGGCTGAGGTTGTCATCCATAATGATCCTGAAGAGAAGCATCATTCCAAGGTTTCTGTAGAAG GTGACAATATTGATGAGGTTGATGACTCTCCCATTGAACAAGTGAAGTTAACAGTGCCAATCACTGATGATCCAAATCAACCAGCACTAACATTCAGAACATGGGTTCTTGGAATCTTGTCATGTGTTGTTCTGTCATTTGTGAATCAATTTTTCAGCTACAGAAGCAACCCTCTTTCTGTTGGATCTATGTCTGCTCAAATTGTTGCATTCCCACTTGGCAAATTCATGGCTGCAACACTTCCCACAAAGCATTTTCACATTCCCATGACAAATTGGCATTTCACATTGAATCCAGGCCCATTCACTTTGAAAGAACATGCCCTTATTACAATCTTTGCTAGTGCTGGATCTAGTGGTGTTTATGCAATTGGCATAATCAACATTGTCAAGGCTTTCTACCATAGAAGCATTCATCCATTGGCTGCTTTTATGTTAGCAATTTCAACCCAG ATGCTTGGTTATGGATGGGCTGGGGTTTTTAGAAGATACCTTGTTGAATCTCCCTACATGTGGTGGCCTTCAAACCTTGTACAAGTGTCTCTATTCag GGCATTCcatgagaaagagaaaaggccAAAAGAAGGATTAACAAGGCTGCAATTCTTCTTGATGGTATTTGCAGCAAGCTTTGCTTATTATGCAATTCCGGGTTACTTATTCCAAGCAATATCAAGTATTTCTATAATATGCTTAATATATAAGAACTCCATTTTAGCACATCAAATAGGATCAGGAACGACAGGACTTGGAATTGGTTCATTTGCACTTGATTGGAACACAGTTGCTGGATTCCTAGGTAGTCCTCTGGCTAGCCCTGCCTTTGCACTCATAAACATGTTGGTTGGATTTGTTGCCTTCATCTACAttgttcttcctcttttttATTGGAACAATGTTTTTGATGCTAAGAGGTTCCCTTTTATTAGCTCTCACACGTTTGACTTTACTGGTCAAAAATACAATGTCACAAGGATTCTCAATGTTAAGACTTTTGACATTGACATGGAGAGTTATCAGAATTATAGTAAGCTCTATCTTAGTATTACCTTTGCACTTGTCTATGGATTGAACTTTGCCAGTTTGACTTCCAGTATTTCACATGTCATTCTTTTCCATGGAAA AACGATATATCAGATGTGGAAGAAGGCAAAAAAATCACTGGGAGAAGAAGATGTGCACACAAGAATCATGAAGAAGAACTATGAGCGAGTTCCTCAATGGTGGTTTATCACCATTTTGGTTCTAATGACCATAATGTCCTTAATAACTTGTGAAGGTTTTGGCAAGCAGCTCCAACTTCCATGGTGGGGAGTTTTAATGTCTCTAGGAATTGCATTGGTCTTCACTTTGCCAGTTGGAGTCATTCAAGCaacaaat ATGCAGCAAATTGGACTGAATGTGATCACAGAGTTAATAATTGGATATCTATACCCGGGAAAGCCTCTTGCAAATGTAACCTTCAAGACCTATGGATACATTAGCATGACACAGGCACTTAGCTTTATTGGTGACTTTAAGTTAGGCCACTACATGAAGATTCCTCCAAAATCTATGTTCATCGTTCAG TTGGCAAGCACAATAGTGGCTTCAGTTGTGAGTTTTGGCACCGCATGGTGGCTTTTGACATCCATTGATCATATTTGCGACACATCACGCTTGCCGGCCGGTAGTCCATGGACATGCCCGAACGACGACATCTTCTACAACGCCTCAATCATATGGGGCGTTGTAGGACCAGCTAGAAtgttcaccaagaaaggaaTCTATATTGCCATGAACTGGTTCTTCCTCATCGGATTTTTAGCACCGGTTCCAGTTTGGCTACTTTCTAGAAAGTTTCCTCAGCACAAGTGGATTGAACTCATCCACATACCGCTCATCATCGCAGGCGCCAACAACATCCCGCCGGCGGGATCGGTGAACTTAATTATGTGGGGAATTGTTGGGATATTTTTCAACGTGTATGTTTACACCAAGTTTAAGAAATGGTGGGCTCGCCATACTTATATTCTCTCCGCCGCCTTGGATGCCGGTGTTGCTTTCATGGGTGTGGCGTTGTATTTCACACTCCAAAGCTATGGTGTTTATGGTCCAAAATGGTGGGGCTTGGAATCTAACCAATGCCCTTTAGCATCATGCCCTACAGCCCCAGGTGTAGTTGCCAAGGGATGCCCCGTTCTTAATTGA
- the LOC107496217 gene encoding oligopeptide transporter 1, whose translation MAEVVHNGLQVEKHQSKVSSVDGDIINEVNDTPIEQVKLTVPITDDPNQPSLTFRTWVLGTMSCVVLSFVNQFFSYRTNPLFVSSMSAQIVAFPLGKFMAATLPKKPIHIPMTKLQFTLNPGPFTLKEHTLITIFASAGSSGVYAIGIITIVKAFYHRGIHPLAALMLALSTQMLGYGWAGIFRRFLVDSPYMWWPSNLVQVSLFRAFHEKEKRAKEGLTRLQFFLMVFGASFAYYLIPGYLFQAISSVSIVCLIFKDSILAHQIGSGMKGLGIGSFGIDWNTVAGFLGSPLAVPAFAIINMLVGFVFFIYVVLPLAYWNNVFDAKRFPLISSHTFDFSGQRYNVTRILNVKTFDIDLESYQSYSKLYVSAVFALLYGLSFASLTATISHVILFNGKTIYQMWRKTTKTLKGEEVEDVHTRIMKKNYEQVPQWWFVSILVLMAVMALITCEGFGKQLQLPWWGVLMSLGIALVFTLPIGVIQATTNTQIGLNVITELIIGYIYPGKPLANVTFKTYGYISMSQALAFLGDFKLGHYMKIPPKSMFIVQLASTIVASIVCFSTGWWLLTTVDHICDESLLPAGSPWTCPGDDVFYNASIIWGVVGPGRMFTREGIYPELNWFFLVGLLAPVPVWLLSRKFPEHKWIELINMPLIIQGASGIPPARTVNYIMWIIVGIFFNVYVYNKFKAWWARHTYILSAALDAGVAFMGVMLYFTLQNYGVYGPKWWGFEADDQCYLAKCPTASGVVAKGCPIL comes from the exons ATGGCTGAGGTTGTCCATAATGGGCTTCAAGTAGAGAAGCATCAATCCAAGGTTTCTTCTGTAGATG GTGACATAATTAATGAGGTTAATGACACTCCCATTGAACAAGTGAAGTTAACAGTGCCAATCACTGATGATCCAAATCAACCATCACTAACATTCAGAACATGGGTTCTTGGAACCATGTCATGtgttgttctttcttttgtgaaTCAATTTTTCAGCTACAGAACCAACCCTCTTTTTGTTTCATCTATGTCTGCTCAAATTGTTGCATTCCCACTTGGCAAATTCATGGCTGCAACACTTCCCAAAAAACCTATTCACATTCCCATGACAAAATTGCAGTTCACATTGAATCCAGGCCCATTCACTTTGAAAGAACATACCCTTATTACAATCTTTGCTAGTGCTGGATCTAGTGGTGTTTATGCAATTGGCATAATCACCATTGTCAAGGCTTTCTACCATAGAGGCATTCATCCATTGGCTGCTCTTATGTTAGCATTATCAACCCAG ATGCTTGGTTATGGATGGGCTGGGATTTTTAGAAGATTCCTTGTTGATTCCCCCTACATGTGGTGGCCTTCAAACCTTGTACAAGTATCTCTATTCag GGCATTCcatgagaaagagaaaagggcaAAAGAAGGATTAACAAGGCTACAATTCTTCTTGATGGTATTTGGAGCAAGCTTTGCTTATTATCTAATTCCAGGTTACTTATTCCAAGCAATATCAAGTGTTTCTATAGTATGCTTAATATTTAAGGACTCCATTTTAGCACATCAAATAGGATCTGGCATGAAAGGACTTGGAATTGGTTCATTTGGGATTGATTGGAACACAGTTGCTGGATTCCTAGGTAGTCCTCTGGCTGTCCCTGCCTTTGCAATCATAAACATGTTGGTTGGATTTGTTTTCTTCATCTATGTTGTTCTTCCTCTTGCTTATTGGAACAATGTTTTTGATGCTAAGAGGTTCCCTCTTATTAGCTCTCACACGTTTGACTTTTCTGGTCAAAGATACAATGTGACAAGGATTCTGAATGTTAAGACTTTTGACATTGACTTGGAGAGTTATCAGAGTTATAGTAAGCTCTATGTTAGTGCTGTCTTTGCACTTCTCTATGGATTGAGCTTTGCTAGTTTGACTGCCACTATTTCACATGTCATTCTTTTCAATGGAAA AACGATATATCAGATGTGGAGGAAGACAACAAAAACACTGAAAGGAGAAGAAGTTGAAGATGTGCATACAAGAATCATGAAGAAGAACTATGAGCAAGTTCCTCAATGGTGGTTTGTCTCCATTTTGGTTCTAATGGCCGTCATGGCCTTAATAACTTGTGAAGGTTTTGGCAAGCAACTCCAACTTCCATGGTGGGGAGTTTTAATGTCTCTAGGAATTGCATTGGTCTTCACTCTGCCAATTGGAGTCATTCAAGCAACAACAAACACA CAAATTGGACTGAATGTGATCACAGAATTAATAATTGGATATATTTACCCGGGAAAGCCTCTTGCAAATGTAACCTTCAAGACCTATGGATACATTAGCATGTCACAGGCACTTGCTTTTCTTGGTGACTTCAAGTTAGGTCACTACATGAAGATTCCTCCAAAATCCATGTTCATCGTTCAG TTGGCAAGCACAATAGTGGCTTCAATTGTGTGCTTTAGCACCGGATGGTGGCTTCTAACAACCGTTGATCATATCTGCGACGAATCACTCTTGCCGGCCGGTAGTCCCTGGACATGCCCCGGCGACGACGTGTTCTACAACGCTTCAATCATATGGGGCGTTGTAGGACCTGGAAGAATGTTCACCAGGGAAGGAATCTATCCTGAGTTGAACTGGTTCTTCCTGGTCGGACTTTTAGCTCCGGTTCCGGTTTGGCTACTTTCTAGAAAGTTCCCGGAGCACAAGTGGATTGAGCTCATCAACATGCCACTCATCATTCAAGGCGCCAGCGGCATCCCGCCGGCAAGAACGGTGAACTACATTATGTGGATAATTGTTGGGATATTTTTCAATGTGTATGTTTATAACAAGTTTAAGGCATGGTGGGCTCGCCATACTTATATTCTCTCCGCCGCCTTGGATGCGGGCGTTGCTTTCATGGGTGTGATGTTGTATTTTACACTCCAAAACTATGGTGTTTATGGTCCAAAATGGTGGGGGTTTGAGGCAGATGACCAATGCTATTTAGCAAAATGCCCCACAGCCTCAGGCGTAGTTGCCAAGGGATGTCCCATTTTATGA